From Anopheles darlingi chromosome 2, idAnoDarlMG_H_01, whole genome shotgun sequence, the proteins below share one genomic window:
- the LOC125951754 gene encoding acyl-CoA Delta-9 desaturase, with amino-acid sequence MAPNVLANTLLLAETCIEPEDRNKNGPSVGTLYKSKAILNVPTTKPARLDELKHNDTTKVVQKSSPKRQYNNVYVWRNIIAFIYLHLGFLYGTYLLVTSAKWSTFLFALALGSAGALGITAGAHRLWSHKAYKAKWPLRLFLMLAQTLAFQNSVYEWVRDHRVHHKFTDTDADPHNATRGFFFSHIGWLMVKKHPDVKARGKAIDMTDLEQDGIVMFQKRYYALLMPIISFILPTFVSYYYLGETFSNSWYVVAIFRYVMSLNATWLVNSAAHIWGTKPYDRNISPTNNTFVGIAAFGEGWHNYHHVFPWDYKTSELGTYSTNFTTAAIDFFARIGWAYDLKSVSDEMIKKRVLRTGDGSHTYSEQELTAKMVDYINNLDHESEQAVWGWDDRDMTELDRQDATVQNKSD; translated from the exons ATGGCACCGAACGTCCTCGCCAATACGCTGCTACTGGCGGAAACGTGCATCGAACCGGAAGATCGCAACAAGAATGGTCCATCCGTCGGGACGCTCTACAAAAGCAAAGCTATCCTTAATGTACCCACCACGAAGCCGGCTAGACTGGACGAGTTAAAG CATAACGACACAACGAAGGTAGTGCAGAAATCCAGCCCCAAGCGTCAGTATAATAATGTTTACGTTTGGCGAAACATTATTGCATTCATCTATCTTCATCTCGGTTTTCTGTACGGTACCTATCTGCTGGTGACATCGGCCAAGTGGAGCACATTTCTGTTCG CACTGGCGCTGGGTTCGGCTGGTGCCCTCGGTATCACCGCCGGTGCGCACCGGCTGTGGTCGCACAAGGCGTACAAGGCAAAGTGGCCGCTGCGTTTGTTCCTGATGCTAGCGCAAACGCTAGCCTTCCAGAACAGCGTCTACGAGTGGGTGCGGGATCACCGCGTACACCACAAGTTcaccgataccgatgccgaTCCGCACAATGCGACGCgcggtttcttcttttcgcacATTGGCTGGCTGATGGTGAAGAAGCATCCGGACGTGAAGGCGCGCGGCAAGGCGATCGATATGACCGATCTCGAGCAGGACGGGATCGTGATGTTCCAGAAGCGGTACTACGCCCTGCTGATGCccatcatcagcttcatccTGCCGACCTTCGTCTCGTACTACTATCTCGGCGAAACGTTCTCCAACTCCTGGTACGTGGTCGCCATCTTCCGGTACGTGATGTCGCTGAACGCCACCTGGCTGGTCAACAGTGCCGCCCACATCTGGGGCACGAAACCGTACGATCG CAACATCTCGCCGACCAACAATACGTTCGTGGGGATTGCGGCATTCGGTGAGGGATGGCACAACTATCACCACGTGTTCCCGTGGGACTACAAAACGTCCGAGCTGGGCACGTACAGCACCAACTTCACGACGGCCGCCATCGATTTCTTCGCTCGCATCGGTTGGGCGTACGATTTGAAGTCCGTTTCGGACGAGATGATCAAGAAGCGAGTGCTGCGCACCGGCGATGGTTCGCACACGTACAGCGAGCAGGAACTGACGGCCAAGATGGTCGACTACATCAACAATCTGGACCACGAGTCGGAGCAGGCCGTCTGGGGTTGGGATGATCGCGATATGACGGAGCTCGATCGACAGGATGCAACCGTGCAGAACAAGAGTGATTAG
- the LOC125959257 gene encoding uncharacterized protein LOC125959257, giving the protein MRSFCSKNSAGALVLWCFIVLHAVSSIQGVKFSSTFSSSNRAALLRRPPNSMAVQTQPFTARDRGAGSEPAAEATVSRVAYMKSIPLRVLNCLEHVSIVECGKLYLLQNMESKGYRFADTGNLTHDVQQVLLPGYRSADNKLFSDRLLQLNGSDVNERLGRGLRLLFNERLVDLKLVPGLAVRLTPSDSNELQFSVKKEVALVDGEVGRDKAKKGIKTVLQLTVPLILLPSMLLAGVLPMILPVLKFATIFSSIVNHAALAAAIMYLAKQHAAEQESKQTVYFNAGYN; this is encoded by the exons ATGCGATCATTCTGCAGCAAGAACTCTGCCGGTGCTTTGGTGCTGTGGTGCTTTATAGTGCTGCATGCAGTGTCCTCCA TTCAGGGGGTCAAATTTTCGAGCACCTTTTCGTCCAGCAATCGAGCAGCACTGTTGAGGCGGCCACCGAATTCAATGGCCGTGCAAACGCAACCGTTTACAGCGCGTGACCGAGGGGCGGGTAGCGAACCGGCGGCGGAGGCCACCGTGAGTCGCGTGGCCTACATGAAATCTATCCCGCTGCGGGTACTGAACTGTCTGGAGCACGTTTCAATCGTTGAGTGCGGTAAGCTGTATCTGCTGCAGAATATGGAATCAAAAGGCTATCGGTTCGCGGATACGGGCAACCTTACGCATGACGTCCAGCAGGTGCTACTGCCCGGGTATCGCAGCGCGGATAACAAACTATTCAGCGATCGATTGCTGCAGCTGAATGGCAGTGACGTGAATGAGCGGCTCGGGCGGGGGTTACGGTTGCTGTTTAACGAGCGGCTCGTCGATCTGAAGCTTGTGCCCGGTCTGGCCGTACGGTTGACACCGAGCGATTCGAATGAGCTACAGTTTTCCGTCAAGAAAGAGGTGGCGCTCGTGGATGGCGAGGTGGGCCGTGATAAGGCGAAGAAGGGCATCAAGACGGTGCTACAGTTGACGGTGCCGTTGATTCTGTTGccttcgatgctgctggcgggCGTACTGCCCATGATACTGCCCGTCCTCAAGTTCGCTACCATCTTCTCCAGTATCGTCAACCACGCGGCACTAGCGGCGGCCATTATGTATCTGGCGAAACAGCACGCCGCCGAGCAGGAGAGTAAACAGACGGTTTACTTCAACGCTGGTTACAACTGA